A part of Daphnia pulex isolate KAP4 chromosome 6, ASM2113471v1 genomic DNA contains:
- the LOC124196146 gene encoding nuclear nucleic acid-binding protein C1D-like, with amino-acid sequence MEWIKHKDFPEEMTANTQNLDSALSEMEAVVNALTSVPLTEVHSCLKPIERSKYDTASVYAVTSLFWAYMKTRGVDPKTNGLPRELERVKSAIGRSKEIVDRALAPKVDISAAKRFIRGGLWDPKDSEQKEGSNQEKNDVSKPPPNKRIRFDDAGSTELNNAEK; translated from the exons ATGGAGTGGATAAAACATAAAGACTTCCCTGAAGAAATGACAGCCAACACTCAGAACCTTGACTCGGCTCTCTCAGAAATGGAGGCAGTTGTCAATGCATTAACTTCTGTGCCATTAACTGAAGTCCATTCATGT TTGAAACCTATAGAACGCTCCAAATATGACACCGCTTCTGTGTATGCTGTGACTTCTCTGTTCTGGG catACATGAAAACGAGAGGGGTTGACCCAAAAACTAATGGTTTACCAAGGGAGCTTGAGAGAGTAAAGAGTGCAATTGGCCGATCTAAGGAGATCGTGGACAGAGCACTGGCACCTAAAGTTGATATCTCAGCAGCCAAGAGGTTCATTCGTGGTGGTCTCTGGGATCCTAAAGACAGTGAACAAAAAGAAGGttctaatcaagaaaaaaatgatgtttcCAAGCCACCAcctaacaaaagaataagattTGATGATGCAGGATCAACAGAACTGAATAATGCAGAAAAGTAG
- the LOC124196391 gene encoding uncharacterized protein LOC124196391 — MNVEHWLSELFVSPKKPNVSIKKAGNKDVPSFEKNQTTNQILCDLRDANLSADLQAGEEIKIMKILTKEHIAETARLTNILRPLKLDVGNLPDELRKLVEIISMANQKARELEETTEISTKLPDLSVSQTQALQRLQNLEKIQESLHHMNIRDSHEQLARKKETEFLSKKIGEYAGHVRHLEKKLEAVEYTSEIGHRSLEKRSKELILSGEKLSQLRSKLDIYSDLTPDINLAKIQLQNVKDELMQLESKITDNISNINSN; from the exons atgaat gtgGAACACTGGCTAAgtgaactttttgtttctcccaaAAAACCCAATGTCAGCATAAAAAAGGCAGGTAACAAAGATGTGCCCAGTTTTGAGAAGAACCAAACAACCAACCAGATTTTATGTGATTTGCGAGATGCAAATTTGTCAGCTGATTTACAAGcaggagaagaaataaaaatcatgaaaattCTTACCAAAGAGCATATAGCTGAAA ctgCTAGGTTGACCAATATTCTGAGGCCATTGAAACTGGATGTAGGGAACCTGCCTGATGAACTGAGAAAACTTGTGGAAATAATTTCCATGGCAAATCAGAAAGCACGGGAATTAGAAGAAACAACTGAAATATCTACCAAATTACCTGACCTATCTGTAAGTCAAACTCAGGCACTTCAACGACTTCAAAACCTTGAGAA GATTCAAGAGAGTTTACATCATATGAACATAAGAGATAGCCATGAGCAACTAGCtaggaaaaaagagacagaatttctgtcaaaaaaaattggagaaTATGCTGGACATGTTCGTCATCTGGAG AAAAAATTGGAAGCGGTAGAATATACCTCCGAGATTGGTCACAGATCATTAGAAAAGCGCTCAAAAGAGCTCATTTTATCAGGCGAAAAACTTTCGCAGTTGAGGTCTAAATTGGATATTTACTCCGATTTAACTCCAGACATTAATTTAGCAAAGATTCAACTGCAGAATGTCAAAGATGAATTGATGCAACTTGAAAGTAAAATAACAGACAATATTTCcaatattaattcaaattaa
- the LOC124196389 gene encoding UDP-glucuronic acid decarboxylase 1-like, translated as MRYSIYNFASKHQRVTTICLLLFCLLAGYHLLQPILNYNLESKSKKEEKSIKNQRDVFNEINLLKNKISELEISLEQAEFRVPKTFPNIKFLNYKDRKRILVTGGAGFVGSHLVDYLMREGHEVIVVDNFFTGRKRNVEHWIGHGNFELIHHDIVNPLLIEVDEIYHLASPASPPHYMLNPVKTIKTNTVGTINMLGLARRVNARILIASTSEVYGDPEIHPQSESYWGHVNPIGPRACYDEGKRVAETLSYAYAKQEKVQVRVARIFNTYGPRMHMNDGRVVSNFILQALQNESITIYGHGKQTRSFQYVSDLVDGLVALMNSSYTLPINLGNPVEHTIDEFAQIIKSIVNGADSSIRYLPAVEDDPQRRRPDITRAKKYLNWEPKISLDAGLRKAVEYFRREILRSSMPIFPKVSPRNSDKELW; from the exons ATGAGATATTCAATCTACAACTTTGCTAGTAAACACCAACGTGTTACCACCATATGTCTTCTGTTATTCTGCTTGCTTG CTGGATACCACTTACTTCAACCAATTCTTAACTATAATTTGGAATCCaaatccaaaaaagaagagaagtcaattaaaaatcaaagagatgtcttcaatgaaataaatttacttAAGAACAAAATCAGTGAATTAGAGATTAGTTTGGAACAAGCAGAATTCAGAGTTCCAAAGACTTTTCctaatataaaatttttaaactacAAGGACAGGAAAAGAATtcta gTAACTGGAGGAGCTGGATTTGTTGGTTCCCACCTGGTTGATTACCTCATGAGAGAAGGACATGAAGTTATTGTtgtcgacaatttttttactggaCGAAAGAGAAATGTCGAACATTGGATCGGGCACGGAAATTTCGAACTCATCCATCACGATATAGTCAACCCATTGCTCATTGAAGTTGATGAAATTTACCATTTAGCGTCACCAGCCAGCCCTCCACATTATATGCTCAATCCAGTGAAAACTATTAAAACCAATACTGTTGGTACTATAAATATGTTAG GTTTAGCCAGACGTGTAAACGCCAGAATACTTATTGCAAGTACCTCAGAAGTCTACGGTGATCCAGAAATTCATCCTCAGTCTGAGTCTTACTGGGGCCACGTGAATCCTATAG GTCCTAGAGCTTGTTATGATGAGGGAAAACGGGTAGCAGAGACTTTAAGCTATGCTTAtgccaaacaagaaaaagtacaAGTCAGAGTTGCCCGTATTTTTAATACCTATGGACCTAGAATGCACATGAACGATGGAAGAGTAGTCTCGAACTTTATACTGCAAGCATTACAAAACGAAAGCATAACT ATTTACGGCCACGGAAAACAAACTCGCTCTTTTCAATACGTATCGGATTTAGTAGATGGCCTTGTTGCTTTGATGAATTCATCGTACACATTGCCGATTAACTTGGGCAACCCCGTCGAACACACTATCGATG AATTTGCACAGATAATAAAATCTATCGTCAACGGTGCGGATAGCTCGATACGTTATCTTCCTGCAGTTGAAGATGATCCCCAAAGGAGAAGACCTGATATCACTAgagctaaaaaatatttaaactgGGAACCAAAG ATTTCACTGGATGCTGGACTACGAAAGGCTGTCGAGTACTTCCGGCGCGAGATTCTACGATCTTCAATGCCGATCTTTCCGAAGGTATCTCCGAGAAATAGTGACAAAGAATTATGGTAA
- the LOC124196392 gene encoding EEF1A lysine methyltransferase 2-like, whose amino-acid sequence MEVNMDKKYEEDLENFCDHGDIGDDWCGEDVLQAILTWIKSNIECDDPILDIGCGNAYIIFQLYHQGFVNVTGIDKSPVAIKLATEISHQECVKVKLEVCDVMGSVPSDTAQSPLNKKYRLILDKGLYDSYATAVSTVYTKAKQEQFRETYLKNMHELLMPGGILLVATCGHTETYLKQTIGQRGHFKVREVLPTPSFEFGGKKGHNVTVVAFQK is encoded by the exons ATGGAAGTCAA CATGGATAAAAAGTACGAGGaagatttggaaaatttctGTGATCACGGAGATATTGGAGATGACTG GTGCGGTGAAGATGTACTTCAAGCCATTTTAACATGGATCAAAAGCAATATCGAATGCGACGATCCTATTCTTGATATAGGGTGCGGTAACGCTTACATCATTTTTCAACTG TATCACCAGGGATTTGTCAACGTCACCGGTATTGATAAATCGCCAGTTGCTATTAAATTGGCCACAGAAATTTCCCATCAGGAATGTGTTAAAGTTAAACTAGAG GTCTGTGATGTGATGGGCTCTGTTCCTTCTGATACGGCACAATCGCCactcaacaaaaaatatcgACTGATTTTGGACAAAGGATTGTATGATTCCTACGCAACTGCAGTTAGTACTGTCTACACCAAAGCAAAACAGGAGCAGTTTCGCGAAACTTACTTAAAAAATATGCACGAACTTCTTATGCCTGGTGGAATTCTTTTGGTGGCAACCTGTGGTCACACCGAGACTTATTTGAAACAGACCATCGGTCAGAGAg GTCATTTCAAAGTTCGCGAGGTGCTTCCCACTCCGTCGTTTGAATTTGGAGGAAAGAAGGGACATAACGTAACCGTAGTCGCTTTccaaaaatag
- the LOC124196390 gene encoding hydroxyacid oxidase 1-like translates to MAGKFVCVEDYENHAKKVLPSYALEYYRSGADEEQTLRENRESFKRWRLMPRMLRGVQNRSMNTTALGCRVSAPFGIAPTAMQRMAHPDGECATAKAAAAHGIIYILSTIATSSIEEIAEAAPNGTNWFQLYIYKDRQATIDLIRRAERANFKALVVTVDTAVLGRRLVNERHGFDLPPHLKLGNFNTVDEKSDFHTVQKEGSRLAAYASVMFDSSLTWKDIDWLKSITKLPIVLKGILRPDDAELAVQHGVSAIGVSNHGGRQLDGVQATIDALPAIVKQVNGRCEVFLDGGVTKGTDVLKALALGAKMTFFGRPTLWGLAHSGEEGVKNIIQLLKTEIDVAMALSGCSSVDEIDSSLVLRQELYSNL, encoded by the exons ATGGCTGGTAAATTTGTTTGCGTAGAAGACTATGAGAATCATGCGAAAAAAGTGTTACCTTCGTATGCCCTTGAATATTACAGATCAGGGGCTGATGAAGAGCAAACTCTGCGTGAAAATCGCGAATCTTTTAAAAG ATGGCGATTAATGCCTCGAATGTTACGAGGAGTCCAAAATCGTTCAATGAATACTACAGCACTTGGATGTCGTGTCTCCGCTCCTTTTGGAATCG CTCCTACTGCTATGCAGAGAATGGCGCATCCGGATGGCGAGTGCGCGACGGCAAAAG CTGCTGCAGCGCATGGCATTATCTACATTCTGAGCACGATTGCGACCAGCAGTATCGAAGAAATCGCTGAAGCCGCACCCAACGGTACCAACTGGTTCCAGCTTTACATTTACAAAGATCG ACAAGCCACGATAGATTTGATTCGTCGTGCTGAAAGAGCCAATTTCAAAGCTCTCGTCGTAACAGTTGACACTGCCGTTCTTGGCCGACGTCTCGTGAATGAACGACACGGATTCGACCTACCACCTCATCTCAA ATTGGGCAATTTCAACACCGTCGACGAGAAATCAGATTTTCACACGGTCCAGAAGGAAGGATCCCGTTTGGCGGCCTACGCTTCCGTCATGTTCGACTCTAGTTTAACATGGAAAGACATTGATTGGTTGAAAAG TATCACCAAGTTACCTATTGTGCTAAAAGGGATCCTTCGCCCTGACGACGCCGAACTTGCTGTGCAACACGGAGTATCTGCCATAGGAGTTTCGAATCACGGAGGGCGCCAATTGGATGGCGTTCAAGCAACG ATTGACGCACTTCCAGCCATAGTTAAGCAGGTGAACGGACGTTGCGAAGTTTTTCTCGATGGTGGCGTTACCAAAGGAACGGATGTCCTTAAAGCTTTAGCTCTCGGCGCAAAAATG ACTTTTTTCGGTCGGCCGACGCTATGGGGACTGGCACACAGCGGAGAAGAAGGGgtcaaaaatattattcaacttttaaaaacagaGATCGACGTTGCTATGGCACTGTCAG GCTGCTCTTCTGTGGATGAAATCGATTCATCTTTAGTCCTCCGCCAAGAATTGTATTCGAACCTTTAA